From a region of the Streptacidiphilus albus JL83 genome:
- a CDS encoding VOC family protein codes for MAIQRMDNVGIVVEDMDAAIAFFVELGMELEGRAEVEGLFADQCTGLDGVRCDIAMVRTPDGHSRLELAKYHSPAVISAGPRNRPHNILGTHRVMFAVDDIEDTVARLRPYGAELLGGIARFEDSYLLCYVRGPEGIIVGLAEQLH; via the coding sequence ATGGCGATTCAGCGGATGGACAACGTCGGCATCGTGGTCGAGGACATGGATGCCGCCATCGCGTTCTTCGTGGAACTCGGTATGGAGCTGGAGGGCAGGGCGGAGGTCGAAGGCCTCTTCGCCGACCAGTGCACCGGACTCGACGGCGTCCGCTGCGACATCGCGATGGTCCGGACCCCGGACGGCCACAGCCGACTGGAGCTGGCGAAGTACCACAGCCCGGCGGTGATCAGCGCCGGGCCGCGCAACCGGCCGCACAACATCCTGGGCACGCACCGGGTCATGTTCGCCGTCGACGACATCGAGGACACCGTCGCCCGGCTGCGCCCCTACGGCGCCGAACTCCTCGGCGGGATCGCCCGGTTCGAGGACAGCTACCTGCTCTGCTACGTCCGCGGCCCGGAGGGCATCATCGTCGGACTGGCCGAGCAACTGCACTGA
- a CDS encoding GNAT family N-acetyltransferase, which produces MTSPMTLTVDPTPTAPALTLRPWQDSDIPALVVAHGDQAMRRWLIRPIDDEDQARAWVADQHTGWADQTHLSWAVEEGGTLVGYFVIKAASPPKTLATGLGYWTVAGARGKGIASRCVDTATQWLFGGQDVMPSDEIELLHTVGNEGSCRVAHKCGYILDSVLPSMPPKFPDEAHRHLRKRPV; this is translated from the coding sequence ATGACATCGCCCATGACCTTGACTGTGGACCCCACTCCGACCGCGCCGGCCCTGACCCTCCGTCCCTGGCAGGACTCGGACATCCCCGCACTTGTCGTCGCGCACGGCGACCAGGCGATGCGCCGCTGGCTGATACGCCCCATCGACGACGAGGACCAGGCCCGCGCCTGGGTTGCCGACCAGCACACGGGCTGGGCGGACCAGACCCATCTCAGCTGGGCTGTCGAAGAGGGCGGCACACTTGTCGGCTACTTCGTCATCAAGGCGGCCAGCCCGCCGAAGACACTCGCGACCGGCCTGGGCTATTGGACGGTGGCCGGAGCCCGAGGGAAGGGCATCGCCTCGCGCTGTGTCGACACCGCCACGCAGTGGCTGTTCGGTGGGCAGGACGTCATGCCCAGCGACGAGATTGAACTACTGCACACGGTCGGCAACGAGGGCTCGTGCCGGGTTGCGCACAAGTGCGGCTACATCCTGGATTCGGTGCTCCCGTCGATGCCGCCGAAGTTCCCGGACGAGGCACACCGGCACCTGCGCAAGCGGCCCGTGTAG
- a CDS encoding SDR family oxidoreductase has product MTVNMLLPGRIETSRVRRLDAVRAARSGRSCEETAAESVADIPARRYGTPVEFGSVAAFLCGGPAAYLTGMAVRCDGGLSPVL; this is encoded by the coding sequence GTGACGGTGAACATGCTGCTGCCCGGTCGCATCGAGACCTCGCGCGTGCGCCGGCTCGACGCCGTGCGGGCCGCCCGCTCGGGTCGTTCCTGCGAAGAGACAGCTGCGGAGTCGGTTGCGGACATCCCGGCCCGCCGCTACGGAACCCCGGTCGAGTTCGGGAGTGTCGCGGCGTTCCTGTGCGGTGGCCCGGCCGCGTATCTGACTGGCATGGCAGTGCGCTGCGACGGAGGGCTGTCACCGGTTCTGTGA
- a CDS encoding fumarylacetoacetate hydrolase family protein, translating into MEAKAFDTFCSIGPWVVTPDEISDLSAIRISTVVNGSVIASNQVSAMMRDPCWQVSYFSSGMTLEAGSIIATGTPGAGVIEAVDQAEAIVEGVGRLCNGVLAAPIAG; encoded by the coding sequence ATCGAGGCCAAGGCGTTCGACACCTTCTGCAGCATAGGCCCGTGGGTCGTGACCCCCGACGAGATCTCAGATCTATCAGCGATTCGTATCTCCACCGTCGTGAACGGGAGCGTCATCGCCTCGAACCAGGTGTCAGCCATGATGCGGGACCCCTGTTGGCAGGTGAGTTACTTCTCCAGCGGCATGACGCTCGAAGCTGGTTCCATCATTGCCACCGGGACACCAGGGGCAGGCGTGATCGAGGCTGTCGATCAGGCCGAGGCAATCGTGGAGGGCGTCGGACGTCTCTGCAACGGGGTCCTGGCGGCACCGATCGCCGGGTAA
- a CDS encoding NUDIX domain-containing protein, translating into MLLVKCRNRAPFGPPGGVIEASERPKDAASRELAEETGLHLPPGRLLALSWITAGGTGISDMPGVQFVFDMGTVPADTALNLQSQKVAEAAWVAPQDLPQYMGPLRTELIRAVLRARTDGEVRIITSSRADLDADARAFAAPHVPATRCSAGEYRIGQFG; encoded by the coding sequence GTGCTGCTGGTCAAGTGCCGCAACCGGGCCCCCTTCGGCCCGCCCGGCGGCGTCATCGAGGCATCGGAGAGACCCAAGGACGCGGCGAGCCGCGAGCTCGCGGAGGAGACCGGCCTGCACCTGCCGCCCGGCCGGCTGCTCGCGCTCTCCTGGATCACCGCCGGCGGCACCGGCATCAGCGACATGCCTGGCGTGCAGTTCGTCTTCGACATGGGCACCGTGCCCGCCGACACCGCCCTGAACCTGCAGAGCCAGAAGGTCGCCGAAGCCGCCTGGGTCGCCCCCCAGGACCTGCCCCAGTACATGGGTCCGCTGCGGACGGAGCTGATCCGCGCCGTGCTGCGAGCCCGCACGGACGGCGAGGTCAGGATCATCACCTCCTCCCGCGCCGACCTGGACGCCGACGCCCGGGCCTTCGCCGCACCGCACGTGCCGGCGACCCGCTGCTCCGCCGGGGAGTACCGGATCGGCCAGTTCGGCTGA
- a CDS encoding GntR family transcriptional regulator has product MAAETARYRLLAAEVRAAARSGEYGAGGRLPSEEELALRHGVSRGTVRQAMTLLRAEGVVTSRRGARRVVLESPPLQSFAELMSFTRWARSVGEEPGGRVDRQERRPAEPEETAQLRLTEDAFVHWVLRVRTLGGRPVMVERTAYPDPIGALVAAIPPDAVSVSEQLEQQGVLLADADHTVDLVLADAEDATLLDVPPGTALLRERRRTTDPAGAPVEWSEDRYLPGTVAFTIHNSLASTALTRHRHHPDPTD; this is encoded by the coding sequence ATGGCCGCCGAGACAGCGCGCTACCGGCTGCTCGCCGCCGAGGTCCGCGCCGCCGCGCGGTCCGGGGAGTACGGAGCCGGTGGCCGGCTGCCCAGCGAGGAGGAGCTGGCGCTGCGGCACGGCGTCTCCCGGGGCACCGTCCGGCAGGCGATGACGCTGCTCCGGGCCGAGGGCGTGGTCACCTCCCGGCGCGGCGCCCGCCGGGTGGTGCTGGAGTCTCCCCCGCTGCAGAGCTTCGCCGAGCTGATGAGCTTCACCCGCTGGGCGCGCTCGGTCGGCGAGGAGCCCGGCGGCCGGGTGGACCGCCAGGAGCGCCGCCCGGCCGAGCCCGAGGAGACCGCGCAACTGCGGCTCACCGAGGACGCGTTCGTGCACTGGGTGCTGCGGGTGCGGACCCTCGGCGGCCGACCGGTGATGGTGGAGCGGACCGCCTACCCGGACCCGATCGGGGCGCTGGTGGCGGCGATCCCGCCGGACGCGGTCTCGGTCAGCGAGCAGCTGGAGCAGCAGGGCGTCCTGCTCGCGGACGCCGACCACACCGTTGACCTGGTGCTGGCGGACGCGGAGGACGCCACACTGCTGGACGTCCCGCCCGGGACCGCGCTGCTGCGCGAACGGCGGCGCACCACGGATCCGGCCGGAGCGCCGGTGGAGTGGTCCGAGGACCGCTACCTGCCCGGCACCGTGGCCTTCACCATCCACAACTCCCTGGCGTCCACCGCCCTCACCCGCCACCGCCACCACCCGGACCCAACCGACTGA
- a CDS encoding DUF4279 domain-containing protein has product MPVDQYVYFALSSHVTTAAAMTAVLGLEPDETVVRGSRIPEPKAIPVMHRWKIVCREPGLSVDEQIASVLERLAPHAASIAALARRLDAEDPQGPSAVLEIVRYFNDETGRRDHPLGDAPAEAPNLFGWHLGRDVLDFLHLTGSVLDVDEYDLTRDYADDGSGS; this is encoded by the coding sequence GTGCCCGTCGATCAGTACGTCTACTTCGCGTTGTCCAGCCATGTCACCACCGCAGCGGCAATGACCGCGGTCCTCGGGCTGGAACCCGACGAAACGGTCGTCCGCGGCAGCCGCATCCCAGAGCCCAAGGCGATCCCGGTCATGCACCGTTGGAAGATCGTCTGCCGCGAACCGGGACTGTCTGTCGACGAGCAGATCGCCAGTGTGCTTGAACGACTCGCTCCGCACGCTGCGAGCATCGCCGCTCTCGCCCGGCGCCTGGACGCCGAGGATCCTCAAGGTCCGAGCGCCGTCCTTGAGATTGTGCGCTACTTCAACGACGAAACCGGTCGACGGGACCATCCGCTCGGGGACGCCCCGGCCGAGGCCCCGAACCTGTTCGGATGGCATCTTGGCCGCGACGTCCTCGACTTTCTCCACCTCACCGGGTCCGTCCTCGACGTCGATGAGTACGACCTGACCCGGGACTATGCCGATGACGGGTCCGGATCCTGA
- a CDS encoding GNAT family N-acetyltransferase, whose amino-acid sequence MIELGPVAWPPAPIRTERLVLRKSEARDRAAIIELFASPEVGTYIGGPQPRDELERAVPEVPGQRPGFFVVDLDGAMIGMITLDRRDAERPGHIRPEAREAELGYMFLPQAWGCGYAAEACGAALDWFADALPGEPVVLDTQTANDRAMRLAAKLGFTEVERFEEYGAEQWFGVWSSDTPSS is encoded by the coding sequence ATGATTGAACTCGGACCCGTTGCCTGGCCACCCGCCCCGATCAGGACCGAGCGGCTCGTGCTCCGCAAGTCCGAGGCCCGGGACCGTGCAGCGATCATCGAACTGTTCGCCTCGCCGGAGGTGGGCACCTACATCGGTGGCCCGCAGCCGCGTGACGAGCTTGAGCGCGCGGTGCCTGAGGTTCCCGGGCAGCGCCCAGGCTTTTTCGTGGTCGATCTCGACGGAGCGATGATCGGCATGATCACGCTCGACCGGCGCGACGCAGAGCGCCCAGGTCACATCCGTCCGGAGGCCAGGGAGGCCGAGCTCGGCTACATGTTCCTGCCGCAGGCGTGGGGTTGCGGGTATGCCGCCGAGGCGTGCGGGGCGGCACTCGACTGGTTCGCCGACGCGCTGCCCGGCGAGCCGGTGGTGCTCGACACCCAGACCGCCAACGACCGCGCGATGCGTCTCGCGGCGAAGCTTGGGTTCACCGAGGTGGAGCGGTTCGAGGAGTACGGCGCCGAGCAGTGGTTCGGCGTGTGGTCCTCGGACACGCCGTCCAGTTGA
- a CDS encoding GNAT family N-acetyltransferase — MHIRTARLNDLLVLQDIERAAGRCFRDVGMPEIAEDEPLSLKELARYHDAGLAWVAANESDAPVAYLIADRIGGNFHVEQVSVHPDSARRGVGRSLIDHLAAYATGEGAHALTLTTFTEVPWNAPYYARCGFQLMDDTSLPPGLRKIREAEAAHGLDRWPRACMSRTL, encoded by the coding sequence ATGCATATCCGAACAGCGCGCCTGAACGATCTGCTCGTTCTCCAGGACATCGAGAGGGCTGCCGGGCGGTGCTTCCGAGACGTTGGCATGCCGGAGATCGCCGAGGATGAGCCACTCTCGCTCAAAGAGCTCGCCCGCTACCACGATGCCGGGCTGGCCTGGGTCGCGGCCAACGAGTCCGATGCCCCGGTCGCCTACCTGATCGCCGACCGAATCGGCGGCAACTTCCACGTCGAGCAGGTCTCGGTACACCCGGACAGCGCCCGTCGCGGTGTCGGCCGGTCGCTGATTGACCATCTGGCGGCCTATGCCACGGGAGAGGGAGCACACGCGCTGACCCTCACCACCTTTACCGAGGTCCCGTGGAACGCCCCTTACTACGCACGCTGCGGCTTTCAGCTCATGGACGACACCAGCCTCCCTCCTGGCCTGCGGAAGATCCGGGAAGCTGAAGCGGCGCACGGCCTGGACCGGTGGCCGAGGGCTTGTATGTCCCGGACACTGTGA
- a CDS encoding tyrosine-type recombinase/integrase, with protein sequence MRNGRTVEHALVEPEEAPAPETLEARLAALISFYRWQEAVFSVPVAGRLMRGAPRRTPSRGLLAHLDARAAPGSSSLVRVRRHRHRGRPPLLLPAEIQAILDGCAVPDASIGEWAGNLRDRLLFALLAETGMRLGEALGLRIGDFVMGRGTPYVEIVPREDNPNGARVKMMRPRRVYVGTDLERLFADYLTHLACRAAELGTGIGTDSPLLVNLTRPPLLAALREGTVRDKTASLRKKGIGPAGWTPHWFRHSHATALLLAGTPEWVVSRRLGHAHVQTTLDLYGWVREDEALRAAANWKSYVSAWQVTDDR encoded by the coding sequence TTGCGCAACGGCCGCACCGTCGAGCACGCCCTGGTCGAGCCCGAGGAAGCACCCGCGCCGGAGACCCTGGAGGCGAGGCTGGCCGCGTTGATCTCGTTCTATCGCTGGCAGGAGGCGGTCTTCTCGGTGCCGGTTGCGGGCCGGTTGATGCGCGGGGCCCCGCGTCGGACTCCTTCCCGCGGACTGCTCGCACACCTGGACGCCCGCGCCGCGCCGGGGTCCTCGTCGTTGGTCCGTGTCCGACGCCACCGTCATCGTGGACGGCCGCCCCTGCTGCTGCCGGCCGAGATCCAGGCGATCCTGGACGGCTGCGCGGTGCCGGACGCCTCGATCGGCGAGTGGGCGGGGAACCTGCGCGATCGGCTGCTGTTCGCACTGCTCGCGGAGACCGGGATGCGCCTGGGCGAGGCTCTGGGGCTGCGGATCGGCGACTTCGTCATGGGCCGCGGCACGCCCTATGTCGAGATCGTGCCGCGCGAGGACAACCCGAACGGGGCGAGGGTGAAGATGATGCGCCCGAGGCGGGTCTATGTCGGCACTGATCTGGAGAGGCTGTTCGCCGATTACCTGACCCATCTCGCTTGCCGGGCAGCCGAGTTGGGCACAGGGATCGGCACGGACTCGCCGCTGCTGGTGAACCTGACCCGCCCGCCGCTGCTGGCCGCCCTGCGGGAGGGGACGGTGCGGGACAAGACCGCCTCCCTGCGCAAGAAGGGCATCGGGCCGGCGGGGTGGACGCCGCACTGGTTCCGTCACAGCCACGCGACCGCGTTGTTGCTGGCCGGGACGCCGGAGTGGGTGGTGTCCCGCCGGCTCGGGCACGCACACGTCCAGACCACGCTCGACCTCTATGGCTGGGTCCGCGAGGACGAGGCCCTGCGGGCCGCGGCGAACTGGAAGTCGTACGTCTCCGCCTGGCAGGTGACCGATGACCGCTGA
- a CDS encoding transposase family protein → MIPDWDKPTGRPHALPLWKAVVVLCFLLRHNNAQVLAAELFEISQPTVSRYSTRLRPVVRDAIKELGFGLARLPRDEPVLVDGFLAECWDWKAAEQLFSKKHMQSGHNVQVVSDTRGRLREAGAPLPGARHDAFAYVASGIKAKIQKYRHRLGDKGYQGSDLLTPYKKPPHRKLTEVEKASNRAHSQIRSAVERCIGHLENWKILGGCYRSPLDRFPETLDTVVQLELLRTYEPA, encoded by the coding sequence ATGATCCCCGACTGGGACAAGCCGACGGGCCGTCCGCACGCGCTGCCGCTGTGGAAGGCGGTGGTCGTGCTCTGCTTCCTCCTGCGACACAACAACGCGCAGGTCCTGGCCGCCGAACTGTTCGAGATCTCCCAGCCCACGGTCTCGCGCTACAGCACCCGGTTACGCCCCGTGGTGCGCGACGCGATCAAGGAGTTGGGGTTCGGGCTCGCCCGGTTACCCCGGGACGAGCCGGTCCTGGTGGACGGGTTCCTCGCCGAGTGCTGGGACTGGAAGGCCGCTGAACAGCTGTTCTCCAAGAAGCACATGCAGTCCGGGCACAACGTCCAGGTCGTCTCGGACACCCGGGGCCGGCTGCGGGAGGCGGGGGCGCCGCTGCCAGGGGCCCGCCACGACGCCTTCGCCTATGTCGCCTCGGGCATCAAAGCGAAGATCCAAAAGTACCGCCACCGGCTTGGCGACAAGGGCTACCAAGGCAGCGACCTGCTCACCCCCTACAAGAAGCCGCCGCACCGCAAGCTGACCGAGGTGGAGAAGGCGAGCAACCGGGCGCACTCCCAGATCCGCTCTGCCGTCGAACGCTGCATCGGCCACCTGGAGAACTGGAAGATCCTCGGCGGCTGCTACCGCAGCCCCCTCGACCGCTTCCCCGAGACACTCGACACCGTCGTCCAACTCGAACTCCTACGGACCTACGAACCCGCCTGA
- a CDS encoding SDR family NAD(P)-dependent oxidoreductase, whose product MGDRDGVIRDGARPVALVTGSSRGLGSAIARRLARDGYAVAVNGLPGPPNDGHVRQVADTIRSEGGVAGAFCFDVTDERQVAALVAAITRELGPVQALVLNATGPQPEAPLSEVDWRQHLDQLDFFVKSPVLLGREVIPGMRARRHGRIVQIDSEVVDRPPVGRSAYATAKSAQIGLTRSWARELAPFGITVNTVAPGFIPVERHADVAAQVKDAYLASVPAGRMGTPEDIAHTVGFLVSPGAGFVTGQRLVVDGGRALNS is encoded by the coding sequence ATGGGAGATCGTGACGGGGTGATCCGCGACGGCGCGCGGCCGGTCGCACTCGTGACGGGCAGTTCGCGGGGACTCGGCAGCGCCATCGCCCGCCGGCTTGCCCGGGACGGGTACGCGGTCGCCGTCAACGGGCTTCCCGGCCCACCGAACGACGGACACGTTCGGCAGGTTGCGGACACCATTCGCAGCGAGGGTGGGGTCGCCGGCGCTTTCTGCTTCGATGTGACCGACGAGCGCCAGGTCGCCGCGCTGGTGGCCGCGATCACCCGTGAGCTCGGCCCGGTCCAGGCGTTGGTGCTGAACGCGACCGGACCACAGCCCGAGGCTCCGCTGAGCGAGGTGGACTGGCGGCAGCACCTGGATCAGCTCGACTTCTTCGTCAAGAGTCCGGTACTCCTGGGCCGCGAAGTCATCCCCGGGATGCGGGCGCGGCGGCACGGCCGGATCGTACAGATCGATTCCGAAGTCGTCGACCGGCCACCTGTCGGCAGGTCCGCCTACGCCACCGCCAAGAGCGCGCAGATCGGCCTCACCCGCAGCTGGGCCCGTGAACTGGCGCCCTTCGGCATCACGGTGAACACGGTGGCGCCCGGGTTCATCCCCGTCGAGCGGCACGCCGACGTCGCGGCGCAGGTCAAGGACGCCTACCTGGCCTCGGTGCCCGCAGGCAGGATGGGCACACCGGAAGACATCGCCCACACGGTCGGCTTCCTGGTCTCTCCGGGCGCAGGCTTCGTCACCGGTCAGCGCCTCGTCGTGGACGGAGGCCGCGCGCTGAACAGCTGA
- a CDS encoding phenylacetate--CoA ligase family protein, translating to MDAVLGRVRPEVLTRISRDLVATLDEFGAPGDDSALLPGQQGAVDPEVRRTMTTRSLRATARSATRTAYYRQLFEVSGVRPEELTLESWQQQVPVTPKRALRGMPAAFVSPQSNPVLMASTTGTTGSPTTVWFSADELEIIVALSTVAFGITEGLRPRHVIGHATSSRATLPLLVVAESTRRIGAALVQLGTIDPALALERLAAPLNLPGKSPQITMLTGSASYLAALVAAAERDGWKAADFGLESIQVGGEVLTEALRLRAQEAFGAEVSSAYLMTEIMPVGAAYCTERHLHYPAEFGHVELLDPQTLEPAAPGAIATLVITPYSQYRRCTLLLRYVTGDLVRVPETAPTCEFADILASSDVIGRFSGPLSLDVPTRSVLELLESERAVPLPARYSLVEDRGGPLLHVAVDRATPALLGRLEDRATLLGLPLAGIVLHEDVADLPTTVPLRADLREHTFELSARNNTLTGSRT from the coding sequence GTGGACGCCGTACTCGGCCGGGTCCGCCCCGAGGTGCTGACCCGGATCTCCCGTGACCTCGTCGCCACGCTGGACGAGTTCGGCGCGCCGGGCGACGATTCGGCGCTGCTCCCCGGCCAGCAGGGCGCCGTCGACCCCGAGGTACGACGGACCATGACGACCCGCAGCCTCCGGGCGACGGCCCGTTCGGCCACCCGGACCGCCTACTACCGCCAGCTGTTCGAGGTGTCCGGGGTACGGCCCGAAGAGCTGACCCTGGAGAGCTGGCAGCAGCAGGTGCCGGTGACGCCCAAGCGGGCGCTGCGCGGCATGCCCGCGGCGTTCGTGTCCCCGCAGTCCAATCCGGTGCTGATGGCATCCACGACCGGCACCACCGGGAGTCCCACCACCGTCTGGTTCTCCGCCGACGAGCTGGAGATAATCGTCGCGCTCAGCACCGTGGCGTTCGGGATCACGGAGGGCCTGCGGCCGCGCCACGTCATCGGCCATGCCACGTCCTCCCGGGCGACGCTGCCGCTGCTGGTGGTGGCGGAGTCCACCCGCCGGATCGGCGCGGCCCTGGTCCAGCTCGGGACCATCGACCCGGCGCTGGCCCTGGAACGCCTCGCCGCGCCGCTCAACCTGCCCGGCAAGTCACCGCAGATCACCATGCTCACCGGCTCCGCCTCCTATCTCGCGGCGCTGGTCGCCGCAGCGGAGCGGGACGGTTGGAAGGCCGCAGACTTCGGCCTCGAATCCATCCAGGTGGGCGGCGAGGTACTGACCGAAGCGCTGCGGCTCCGGGCCCAGGAGGCCTTCGGCGCGGAGGTCAGCAGCGCCTACCTGATGACCGAGATCATGCCGGTCGGCGCCGCCTACTGCACCGAACGGCATCTGCACTATCCGGCGGAGTTCGGCCATGTCGAACTACTGGACCCGCAGACCCTGGAGCCGGCCGCGCCGGGCGCCATCGCCACCCTGGTGATCACGCCGTACTCGCAGTACCGCCGGTGCACCCTGCTGCTGCGCTATGTCACCGGTGACCTGGTGCGAGTCCCGGAGACCGCGCCGACCTGCGAGTTCGCGGACATCCTGGCCAGCTCGGACGTCATCGGCCGGTTCTCCGGTCCGCTCAGCCTCGACGTGCCGACCCGGTCCGTGCTGGAACTGCTGGAGTCGGAGCGGGCGGTGCCCCTGCCCGCCCGGTACAGCCTGGTCGAGGACCGCGGCGGCCCGTTGCTGCACGTGGCGGTGGACCGCGCCACGCCGGCGCTGCTCGGACGGCTGGAGGACCGCGCGACCCTGCTGGGCCTGCCGCTCGCGGGCATCGTCCTGCACGAGGACGTCGCCGACCTGCCCACCACCGTTCCGCTGCGGGCGGACCTGCGCGAGCACACCTTCGAACTCTCCGCCCGGAACAACACGCTCACCGGGAGCCGGACATGA